One genomic window of Candidatus Minimicrobia sp. QA0096 includes the following:
- a CDS encoding ribonuclease HII codes for MILGIDEVGRGAWAGPLVIGAVVLGGAEIEGLDDSKKLTKKRRELLDEEIREQTSAWALGWVSAEELDEIGMSEALKLATRRAVKEIQAKCQKNGSKFDEIIIDGTVNFLAGTPLEKYVTIIAKADGLIPSVSAASIIAKVARDKFMAKQDNIYPGYDFSSHVGYGVVKHRAAIDNLGITPLHRLSFAPLAKYANTGANSQNASDDGKSKNQQKDTTRQTGDKGEQAAADWLVADGHEIIERNWRTRYCEIDIVSKKDNVLYFTEVKYRKNDNFGDGLAAITNKKQQQMRFAAEIFIAKNAQYGSCDMQMLAISVDGNPPVVEECVVLE; via the coding sequence GTGATTCTGGGGATTGATGAAGTCGGGCGCGGCGCGTGGGCTGGACCGTTGGTGATTGGCGCGGTGGTTTTGGGTGGCGCTGAAATTGAAGGACTGGATGATAGTAAAAAATTGACCAAAAAACGACGTGAGTTGCTTGATGAGGAAATTCGCGAGCAAACATCGGCTTGGGCGTTGGGTTGGGTTTCTGCTGAGGAGCTGGATGAAATAGGGATGAGCGAGGCGCTTAAACTGGCGACGCGGCGCGCAGTCAAAGAAATTCAAGCGAAATGTCAGAAAAATGGCTCGAAGTTTGATGAGATTATTATCGATGGGACGGTCAATTTTTTGGCGGGCACACCGCTAGAAAAGTATGTAACAATTATAGCGAAAGCCGACGGTCTGATTCCGAGCGTTTCGGCGGCGTCGATTATTGCTAAGGTGGCTCGCGATAAATTTATGGCGAAGCAGGATAATATTTATCCGGGATATGATTTTTCTTCGCACGTTGGTTATGGTGTGGTGAAGCATCGAGCGGCTATTGATAATCTGGGCATAACGCCACTTCATCGATTGAGTTTTGCGCCGTTGGCTAAATATGCTAATACTGGGGCGAATTCGCAAAATGCGTCTGACGACGGAAAGTCTAAAAACCAGCAAAAAGACACAACGCGTCAAACTGGTGATAAAGGTGAGCAAGCGGCGGCGGATTGGTTGGTCGCTGATGGTCATGAGATTATAGAGCGGAATTGGCGAACGCGATATTGTGAAATTGATATTGTTAGTAAAAAAGATAATGTTTTATATTTTACAGAGGTCAAATATCGTAAAAATGACAATTTTGGCGATGGCTTGGCGGCGATTACAAATAAAAAACAGCAACAAATGCGTTTTGCTGCTGAAATATTCATTGCCAAAAATGCGCAGTATGGAAGCTGTGATATGCAAATGCTGGCAATTTCTGTCGACGGAAATCCGCCTGTAGTTGAAGAATGTGTGGTGTTGGAGTAA